One window from the genome of Gopherus evgoodei ecotype Sinaloan lineage chromosome 2, rGopEvg1_v1.p, whole genome shotgun sequence encodes:
- the MC4R gene encoding melanocortin receptor 4 encodes MNITHHLGMHQPLRFWNHSYGLRGGANESSGKGYSSGGCYEQLFVAPEVFVTLGFISLLENILVIVAIAKNKNLHSPMYFFICSLAVADMLVSLSNGSETIVITLLNNTDTGAQSFTVNIDNVIDSVICSSLLASICSLLSIAVDRYFTIFYALQYHNIMTVKRVGIIITCIWAACTVSGILFIIYSDSSVVIICLISMFFTMLVLMASLYVHMFMLARLHIKKIAVLPGTGTIRQGANMKGAITLTILIGVFVVCWAPFFLHLIFYISCPHNPYCVCFMSHFNLYLILIMCNSIIDPLIYAFRSQELRKTFKEIICCCCLRGLCDLSNKY; translated from the coding sequence ATGAACATCACACATCACCTTGGCATGCACCAGCCTCTGCGCTTCTGGAACCACAGCTATGGATTGCGTGGTGGTGCCAATGAGTCAAGTGGAAAAGGTTACTCCTCTGGGGGGTGCTATGAGCAACTTTTTGTGGCCCCGGAAGTGTTTGTGACTCTGGGCTTCATAAGTTTATTGGAGAACATTTTGGTCATTGTGGCAATAGCCAAGAACAAGAATCTGCATTCACCAATGTACTTTTTCATCTGTAGTCTGGCAGTGGCTGATATGCTAGTGAGTCTGTCAAATGGATCAGAAACCATTGTAATCACTCTGTTAAACAATACAGACACTGGTGCACAAAGTTTCACCGTAAACATTGACAATGTCATTGACTCGGTGATTTGCAGTTCCTTACTTGCATCCATTTGCAGCCTGCTTTCAATAGCTGTGGACAGGTATTTTACGATCTTTTATGCTCTCCAGTACCATAACATTATGACAGTGAAGCGTGTAGGGATCATCATAACATGCATCTGGGCTGCTTGCACGGTTTCAGGCATTTTGTTCATCATTTACTCAGACAGCAGCGTTGTCATCATCTGTCTTATCAGCATGTTCTTCACCATGCTAGTTCTCATGGCCTCCCTCTATGTCCACATGTTCATGCTGGCCCGACTGCATATCAAAAAGATTGCAGTTCTTCCAGGGACGGGCACCATTCGTCAAGGTGCCAACATGAAGGGAGCCATCACTCTGACCATCTTGATAGGGGTTTTTGTTGTGTGCTGGGCCCCATTTTTCCTCCACTTGATTTTCTACATCTCCTGCCCCCACAACCCATATTGTGTATGTTTCATGTCCCACTTTAACTTGTACCTCATTCTCATCATGTGCAATTCCATCATTGATCCCCTTATCTATGCATTCCGGAGTCAAGAGCTCAGGAAAACCTTCAAGGAGATAATTTGCTGCTGTTGCCTTCGAGGGCTTTGTGACTTGTCTAACAAATATTAA